In Acetomicrobium sp. S15 = DSM 107314, the sequence TCGCGCGCGATTATGCGCTCGAACTCGACGGAAAACCTGACGTCTTAAAAGCCATACTTGAGGCTGCAATAAATGGCGACGTTACGCTCCTATTCGCAGCTAAGGATAGGGAGCACAATAACGCAGTAGTCCTGAAGCGC encodes:
- a CDS encoding DUF488 family protein, N3 subclade → ARDYALELDGKPDVLKAILEAAINGDVTLLFAAKDREHNNAVVLKRMLSPWQMNFSPPSRSSRRYDCPSDMPSSPMGI